The region GTAGTCCAGTTAAGAATGCATGACAAATGCTTTTGGTAAAAGAATACCTTTCTTACTGTTTGATTTTTGCTTTAATTAACAAGAGCTGTGTTTGCTAGTCAATCACAAACTATTGTTACTAAATCCAACAATGCAAAGTGGCACAATATGcttaaaatatttaatgttAGTACTGTTTAATCCATCAATGGTTGAATTGAGTTGTTGTATGACCTGGATGTGTCTAGTATTAAATTTCACTGTGACTTGTGATGGACAAATTCAGAGCGATTTCTAGAGTTCAATTTATTGCGGATTTAggttgaaaattcttgaaacttgttggatatatatatatatttttttaaattgatggATAAGGGCCTAGAGATGCTTAAACCATTGGGGGCAAAGAAGATGAGAAACGTGTTGTATTAGAGCTGGGAAGTTGATGGTGGTTTTTGAAAGCGAACTCTTCTATCACTGTTGCATTTTCTCTGGTGGACCCCCCGGGTCCATAGTACTGGAGCGATTCGAGGGGAGGGGGAAATGACGGTGGAGATGTTCTAGGAGCCCCTCTTACATCCAAGTGCATCATCAAATATAAAGCAAAAGAAACCTTCTGGTTAAAAAGTAGCTTAAATCTCGGAACTTGAAGCATCTGAAATGTCACTCAGTTATAGTCCCTCTTAGAAACTCCACTCTCTTACATATAGTTCAATTGATTCAGATTACCAAAATAATAGGCAGACTGAAAAGAGAGATGGGGTATGCACCATGCTAGCATTTTCATCATTGGgtaggaatttttgaggttatTTCTCAAATTAAGAATTAAGAAAGTTTAAAAGTCATATTCCGGCTCCATCTTTGTGGCATAAATTATTCTTCACCATCAACTTTAAGTTGTAGACATTCTCCCCTTCCTATTTCAGTATACAGTAATTGAGGTGATTTTGTATGGACAAAGTCTAGTTTACTCTTTAGATCATTAACCTCCCCCTTGTGTAATTCTTTTAGTATTCCATCGCCAAAGGGTCTAAATCCGATGTCTATTTTGCACTTTCTATTATTAACTTACCCCGGTATAAATTTTTTAGTATCATTCCCCCTTCTCTAGCTAAATGGTCTAAATTAATGTGTTCTAAATAACTAGGAAactacattcattatatatgaTAATgcataacaaaaagaaaaagcttttcgggaaaagaagaaaaataataaaaaaatgacaTGGACATCAATAACCTATTTACAAAAGTAGAGAGCTTGACCAAAGTTAAAGAAAATTATTGATGGAATAAAGAAAATAGACGCGATAAACATTTAAAAGAAGGGTCGTTGCATCGTTTCTCTTTCAAAATTAACAGTTACTTGAATATCTATTTATGCATTATTAGCTTTATTATAAATGTGAATGCATTATCTTCCCACATTATGGGTTTTACGGGGTTTGACATCATGTTCCTAGTTCCTACCATATGATAACAACTAACAttcccagtgtaatcccacaaagtgggatCTAGGGAGGGTAAGaagtacgcagaccttacccctacctttgtggggtagaaaggttgtttccgatagaccctcggctcgaaagaaaagaaaagaatttgaagcaaggtatCAAGTAGACTATgacaacacaatagcaagatACAAGACAAATGaaacaacaaataataataCACATGGAAAGAAACTACATGATTACTAACTAGATACTACTAATAGGGAGAACCCtcgactacctactaaccttctagcctaatcctcgacctccacaccttcctatctagggtcatgtcctcagtgAGCTGAATCTGTGctatgtcctgtctaatcacctcctcCGGTTCTTTTTCGGCCTATCTCTACCCCTCCTAACTCCTGTTACAactaacctctcacacctccttacTGGCGCATCCACCCACCTCCTCTTCTCATGCCgaaaccatctcagtctcgcttcccTCATATTGTCCGCCACGGGGCCACGTCCACCTTGCCCCCTTGCTTGGATATGACTTGATCATCGATCTTCACTTCCACCCTGGTTCCCGCGCCacatcactgaacttgcacttcAGGTACTCTGTTTTAGTCATGCTTAAGCTGAAACCTTTAGACTCTAGAGTTTGTCGCCAAACTTCCGGCCTATCGTTAACTCCACCGCACGTCTCATCAGTTAGTACTATCAAATATGTCATCTGCTAATAACATACACCACGACACCTCTCCTTGAATATGTCGGGTCAATTCATCTAGCAGGCTAAAAAGAAACGGGCTAAGGGCTGATCCCTGGTGCAACCCCCTCATGATCGGGAAGTCTTCTAAGTCACCTCCCACTGGTCTAACCCGGGTCTTGGCTCCATCATACTTAATTGCCTTAACGTAAGCCACAGGTACACCTCTAGACTCCAAACACTGCCAACGAACTTCCCTGGGGACTTTATCATACCCCTTTTCAAGGTCAATGAACACCATGTGCAGGTCTCTCTTCTTGTCCCTATACTGCTTCAGCATTCTCCTAACAAGATGAATGACTTCTGTAGTTGATAAtttgtttattatttcatttgtCACAACGTATAATCTTTTGATTTTGGGACGTTTCTTGTTTGATGCTATTTCATTGATAATCTCATTTTGTgctacttttaaaaacatttgagATTTCAAATTGATTTAGCTTTCTACTTAGACTTAAGAAGGTTTTAGATGTGGAACTATGAACATCGAAAAAGTCGACTCTGGAGAGGTAAATACTTGATGCTGCTTTGGTTCCGATAAAGTGGGGGACTCCAATATTAAGAGGGAAGCCGGGGCGAGGGCCCGGGGATCTTATATATGCTTGTCTCAGAAAAGGCGTATAATCATGTAAATTGGGGTTTCTTGAATTACGTTATAGAGGATTGCTTTTAGAGAAAGACGAATGGACAAGGTGGACTGATTATTGTATCAGTACGGTGAGATTCTCCATTCTAACCAATGGGAGCCCTTTAAGCTTCTCTAATAGTTTCAGGGGATTAAGGCAGTGAGACCCTCCATTACCTATATATCTTTCTGGTGATGTAAGCTCAAGGCAGGATGATGGATAAAGCGGTCATAGGAGGATCTCTGAAGGGATCAAAGCCAATGCATTAAGGCAATAGCAAAATGATCTTCATTTTCTATCCGTTCATGTCATATGAGTTTGTGATGTTGAGGTGGCCCATTTATAATTTGATTCAGGTTTTGTGTGACACTGCTAGGTTTTTCTACTGCTAAAATTTTGGATGGCATTTCAAGGAATGACTTTTATGATGGATGCGGACCCTTTTTTTTGCAGGCGAGATTGTTGTGTATTTACCTTTCTACTTGTGAGGCAACCTTGAGCTAAATCAATTTAGCTGTTTAGGTTAAAAATAACCGTTCCATCACCTTCCTCTTCTGTTCCTCCTCTCTTCTGAATGAGTTTGGTCATAGTTCATCACTTCATTGTTGCATGAGTCAAACAACCAACCATCTTTTGACTGTTTGGTTTAAGAAATATTTGTGCAGACAACGATGTATCACAGTTGAATACTGTAATTTTGTATGATGTCCTACAATAACTTTTTTGATGCCTGTTTGTTATTTGCTTCATGAATAGGCATACTTAATATTTCTGTTTGAGGACATTAATCTTATGTATATCTTTCAGATGGTCTATGTCTTATCAGTTTACAACAAGAAAGACAAGTATAATCGTGTCACGGTGCGTGATCTTTCTCAATACTCTCTGTTCTTGCCCCAAACAATTTACTTTACCATCTTCAATCATTATGTTGTTCCAGATGGCAGCTTTCAACATTCAGGAGGCActtagttggaaaaaaaaaattgaatcaatCATTGATCAGGTTGTTTTCTCTTGTGCATTAAAGCTTCCCCTTGATATTTTCTCTTCTGACATAGAGTTCTTCCGCCTCTTTTTGTCTCGATATACTTGGAGGTAGTAATATGTCTTAAGTTTGCAGCATCAGGAGTCACAAGGAACTAATGGCAATAGGTACAATacatttgaatataaatctgaTATGGACAACGGGAGGAATGCTTCCTCATCAGATCATGAAAGTCAGTAAGTATTCTGCTTTTGCCTTCTGCGAGTTTTGGAGGTGTCGCTATATTCGACTCAGAATGTAGAAAAATAGTGCATTCCACTTTCTTTGTGTTATGTTGCTATTACATTTCTCTTTTGAAATTAATTTAGCTCTTGACTAGTCACTgcatcaaaaaaattggtttttaaATCTAACTGTGAAAAACAGAGTGTGCAGACAAAAGGGTGAGTTTGCTAAATACTTCCTACTGAGTTTAATGTTTTCTGATATTTGGTCATTAAAGAGATTCAGTCCACTACTAAATAGGATGGCCAAAATAAGAAAGCAAAGCTAAATTTACTAAGATCTAtgccttttcttttccttgggCCTCTCACCTTTCCCTGGGGAAGTGTGGATGGGGTTGTGGACTTGGTTTCCTATAATTTGCCAATACAGTTGCtccattttgtttttgtttcgtTATTAGTTGTATTGATAGAGTCTATGAGAACGCTTCTCCAACTTCTTGAGGGAAAAACCTAGTTAACAAGTGATGTATGCCCAACTTAATCCAAGGCATTGGGGTCCTTAAAACATACCGGCTCTGGCTGCCCTCAATCCCAAACTTAGTGGCTTTAATTGGGATTGTTTCTTTAGATTTGATCTActttcataaattttttaaatgttttaagACTTTCAAAATGCAAAAACGTATATCCTGTAGTGCATTCGTGTTTCAAGTATCTTATTTTTGAAAGATGAATCACCTTCTGGTTTTGCTTTAGAAATTGGTCTGAATTGACTCTCGATGGATGAAAGAAGGCATTCAGTTTGGGAGGACCAAACAACTAATTCTGCTTACTAAGATTGTGAAGCACATGATAATAATTTGGAAGATTATAGTTCCTTCCTCGATTGTGCcttttacacacacacacacacacacatatgacACATCTTATAAGATTTATGTAGCAATATAGCACATTTCTTTTAATCGAAGCACTTTCTTTCAACTGCTCCTGCTTTTACAAATGTAATGGTCGCCCAATTTTATAGGTTTAGTGCTGCTGAGGATGAAGATGATTCTCATCCGAACTTGCTGCGAAGAACAACCATTGGAAGAGGTTGTTAGTTTGTCTCTTGTCTTGGCTTATTTTGCTCTACATATTTGCTCAACTATCCATTTTGCATGACAGGTCTTCCTGAGTCTGTATTTGACTGGACCAAGGAATTCGATTCTGATTTGGCAAACCAGAATGGGAGTAACCAAGTATTCTCCAGAAAGTACTGGCGCTTACTTCAATGCCAAAATGGTCTGTTTAATGTTTTCATCTGTTTTATCTTCCTGTAAGCATGTGTTGTCCGGCAATGATTTGAATCTGTGTTCTTTTAAGTTCACTGTTGTGTTTTTCAGTATAGTTAAGCTGTAGAACATATCAAGTGGTATCTTCACAGACCATTGACAATGTTCCTCTCTAATGTGTGAATGCAGGCCTTCGCATTTTTGAGGAGCTTCTGGATGGCGATTTACTAGTATGGGTTCATCTTTGTCTTCTATGCTGGCTCAAGCATTTCCTAATTTACAGAAGTATGGTATGGTTTTTCGGGGTTTCTTCATGTAGTCCTTTTCTCTGTGTAGCCAAAAAGCTGTAGTAGAGCAATGAAGGCTGTTGGGGTTGTGGAGGCTAGTTGTGAAGATATATTTGAGCTTGTTATGAGCATGGATGCAACACGTTTTGAGTAAGTAATGTGAATTGTCAAGTTATTCTTTGTTGTCTTCATACTTACTTTTCGTTTCAAAGTGCTTTTGTTGTTCATAGATAGGTTTCTGTCAGGAAATTATCATTAAACTGCTTTGCTACGAGCTCTCAATTGGCACTAATTTCTGATGGCTAATTTTTCTATTGTTTTTTAACCAAGTTCACGTAGTTTTGTTCATTTTGGTATCCATAAGTTGCTGGTCCTCGGTGGTCCTAGGGACTTTCTGTGAATGCATGATAACTCTCTCAAGTTATTGAGAATTAAATAGTGTTTAGCACATTGGAAAAAAATAACTACAACCTTATAATTCTCcgaattatataattttttctgATAAGGATTATCCTAATTACATCATTATGGGGATAAAGGATCCTTCCCTTATTTAAGTGGAGAATGGTAGAGGGGCGGGCCCATTGTCCACCGAGTTCCGAACCTTGCGCCACTAGCCTTCATGGAGTTCTCAGTTATGTCAAACACTTCTTTCAGATGCTTATCGCAAATTATGAAGCATTCTTTTTAATTAGTTTCTCATTTTGGGGAACAAAGTCTCTAGACAAGGTGATTGTATGCAGCCAATAAAAAAGTCATTATCATTACATTCTTTGGTGTTCAGGCTCTAAATACTGGTTTAACAGGTGGGACTGCAGCTTCCAGTATGGTAGTTTAGTTGAGGAGGTAGATGGACACACAGCAATACTCTATCACAGACTTCAACTTGACTGGTTCCCTACGTAAGATTACAGACTTCTTTGTTGTAATGGTTGCTTATCTATTTTGTATTTCTCATTTGACTTCTGCTTTAGTTTGGTTAAATTAGCTCCAGCAGCAACATGATTGATTGGATCTCCTAATACACTGGTTTTAAATCACCATCAGAGTTCATGCATCTCCGTActaaaattatgattttcttttgtgCCCCGCCGCCCCccacaacccaaaaaaaaaaaaaaaacacaaaaaagaaagatagaaaagGAAGTCTCACTGCAGAATTCCAGTCCAATCAATCAAGTATGCCTCGTCCCAAACTACTTGTAGTCTGCTGTATGAATCCCTGTAACCTTCCGCTCTATGCTGGCCCAAACTTTTTGCAAACAATTTTTGGTATTTTAGATTGACATTAACTGTGTATGCAGGTTTGTATGGCCTCGTGATCTTTGTTATGTACGTTATTGGCGTCGAAATGATGATGGAAGTTATGGTAAGTATAGCCAAAGGCTCTTATTCTTATCGGTTTATCTTTTATTCCAGTTTATTTATGACTGTACTTGGTTTGTCATCGTTATTCTGCAGTTGTGTTATTTCGTTCTAGGGATCATGAAAATTGTGGTCCACTACCTGGATATATTCGAGCTCATATTGAGAGTAACCTCTACTTCCATCCACTCATTTAGTTCTTTGCATTTAATGCATATGAAAATCATTGGATTGATGATTCTCTATATATCTTCCACAGTAGTATTCTGAAGGTTTTATGTTATATGCTAACCATTATCACCACTCACAGGTGGTGGATTCAATATTTCCCCACTCAAACCTCTTAATGGGAGGCCCAGAACCCAAGTGCAGCATCTTATGCAGATTGATTTAAAAGGATGGGGTGTGGGCTATATCTCGTCATTTCAGCAACATTGTCTGTTGCAGATGTTAAACAGTGTGGCGGGTTAGCTTTTCTTATGCTCTGCTGAAGTCACATAGTTGAGAAATTTCAAGTTTGTAGTGGCATACTTTTTCATTTGCATTAAATTTGCTAATGCATCATCTATTTATGATATATAGTGTTTAGCGTTGGAGAGTCGCTAGTGCTTGTAAGCGATTTCAGGCAGCTTCAGCCTTGCTCTTCCGCCTCTTCACGCCTATTCACTTCTTGTTGCATGTAAGATAGTGGTTGTATTAATAGTTGTTAAGTCAACAGAAAAGCAAGAAGGGAAAAGTAACTGAGTTAATGATTCTTTTCCcttctttgttctttttcttttcttttgatcaaataaatattagtacAGCCAATATGGATGAAGTGAATATGGATGGTCCACTAGAAGTAACAAATTTTATGGGTTTTGTGCGTGGAAAAGCATAATGAAGGGTTTGGGGGATTTCTCTTAGTAAATCGATTTCCTAGTCGGGAATGGAAACCAGATACATTTTTGTCTGGATATTTGGTGTGGGGAGTTTACACTAAAGGTGATGTTCCCACAGTTGTACTCCATAGCAAGTTACAAGGAAGCGAGATTGGCATAATTGTGAAGATGGAATACAGGTGGACTATCTTGGGATATTGTCTTGTGGATTGGGAATAGATGATACGGAGGAGCTCCTCATGTAATATAGAGAAGCAATCTTGGGAGGGGAAGGGTCCATGGCCGAGAGGATTCCCTTTCGTTCTAATTACAAATAATTGTTGAATAGGATGGGCATAAACAATTTATGGAGAATCATTTGGAAATGAACACACCTAAGCAAGTGATCTTGTTAGATCGTATGCATGTTGGGTGGCCATTCTTACGGCTAGTAGTTTAAGGAAGAAGAGGAATACATCGATGATTTGGTCTTGTATGTTTaagatggtttttttttttgggtggggggggggagggaggaCAAGGATCACCTACATTTGATAGAAAACTCACTATGGGCTTGTGGAGTTTCATCTATTTAATGTTCATCATTAAGTGGACATATCTGAGACAGTGAGAGGCCTTTGGAGGAGAAGTGGTAttggaaagagaaagaaagcacGTGGAATATTGTGCCCGCTTGTTTTGGATTATTCGGAGGGAGATGAACAAAGGATTTCTTGAACGAATTAAATAGCCTTTATGGAGGATCAGGAGTCCTTTGATGTTTTGTTTATACGGGGTAAAGAGATGTTGCTTTTTTATATAGACAGTTGGATAGAACTCTTACAAGCTTAATGCTGCACACGAAGTTGTAAATTTCAGCATCATATTGGTGCTATTAGTGAATTGATTTGATTTAttgaaaaatggaaaagaaattgTGTACTTCCTTGACTTATATTTTGATGAAAGCTTAATGTGTAACTTACGTTTAAATTATCCTCCTTTAGGACTTCGTGAATACTTTTCGCAAACAGATGAAAGGACTGCTGCTCCAAGAATCCCAGTTATGGTTAATATGACATCAGCTTCAGTCTCTGCCAAGAAGAGTCAAAAACTCCAGGAGACTCCTCATCATCGTACTCGTTCTTTGGACCAAATACGAGCTGCAAACAGAGATGCTTCAATGATGGATGAGTATTCTGAGGAGGAAGAAGATTTTCAAGGGGCTGATCAAGAGGTTTGGACCTTGTACATATTCATAGTACATTAGGCATCTCCTTCATAAATACGTGCTGAGAGCATGTGGCTTGGACTTTTTGCAGGTAATGCCACCCAGTCCTGACCATGAAGTGAAGAGAACTGGTATGTGCTGTCCCATATGTATCGTGTTTGTAATATtcactaaatatatgtattgtCTGTGCAAATTCGTTACTGACAGTTTTATACTTGTGAAGCACTTGAAGAAGAACCTTTGGATCAAATtgatttttccatcttttcGGGTAATCTTCGACGTGATGACCGTGATAATGGTCGTAACTGCTGGAGAATATCTGATGGAAATAACTTCAGAGTTCGTAGCAAGA is a window of Lycium ferocissimum isolate CSIRO_LF1 chromosome 12, AGI_CSIRO_Lferr_CH_V1, whole genome shotgun sequence DNA encoding:
- the LOC132040568 gene encoding protein ENHANCED DISEASE RESISTANCE 2 isoform X3, which codes for MDIWSMSYQFTTRKTSIIVSRWQLSTFRRHLVGKKKLNQSLISIRSHKELMAIGTIHLNINLIWTTGGMLPHQIMKVSLVLLRMKMILIRTCCEEQPLEEVFLSLYLTGPRNSILIWQTRMGVTKYSPESTGAYFNAKMVCLMFSSVLSSCLRIFEELLDGDLLPKSCSRAMKAVGVVEASCEDIFELVMSMDATRFEWDCSFQYGSLVEEVDGHTAILYHRLQLDWFPTFVWPRDLCYVRYWRRNDDGSYVVLFRSRDHENCGPLPGYIRAHIESGGFNISPLKPLNGRPRTQVQHLMQIDLKGWGVGYISSFQQHCLLQMLNSVAGLREYFSQTDERTAAPRIPVMVNMTSASVSAKKSQKLQETPHHRTRSLDQIRAANRDASMMDEYSEEEEDFQGADQEVMPPSPDHEVKRTALEEEPLDQIDFSIFSGNLRRDDRDNGRNCWRISDGNNFRVRSKNFCYDKSKVPAGKPLMDLVAVDWFKDTKRMDHVARRPGCAAQVATEKGLFSLVVNVQVPGSTHYSMVFYFVMKELTPGSLLQRFVDGDDEFRNSRMKLIPSVPKGSWIVRQSVGSTPCILGKAVDCNYIRGPKYLEIDVDIGSSTVANGVLGLVIGVITSLVVDMAFLVQGNTPDELPEQLIGAVRASHIELSSAIVPKLEPDTTE
- the LOC132040568 gene encoding protein ENHANCED DISEASE RESISTANCE 2 isoform X2 — encoded protein: MSKVVYEGWMVRYGRRKIGRSYIHMRYFVLETRLLAYYKRKPQDNVVPIKTLPIDGNCRVEDRGLKTHHGHMVYVLSVYNKKDKYNRVTMAAFNIQEALSWKKKIESIIDQHQESQGTNGNRYNTFEYKSDMDNGRNASSSDHESQFSAAEDEDDSHPNLLRRTTIGRGLPESVFDWTKEFDSDLANQNGSNQVFSRKYWRLLQCQNGLRIFEELLDGDLLPKSCSRAMKAVGVVEASCEDIFELVMSMDATRFEWDCSFQYGSLVEEVDGHTAILYHRLQLDWFPTFVWPRDLCYVRYWRRNDDGSYVVLFRSRDHENCGPLPGYIRAHIESGGFNISPLKPLNGRPRTQVQHLMQIDLKGWGVGYISSFQQHCLLQMLNSVAGLREYFSQTDERTAAPRIPVMVNMTSASVSAKKSQKLQETPHHRTRSLDQIRAANRDASMMDEYSEEEEDFQGADQEVMPPSPDHEVKRTEEPLDQIDFSIFSGNLRRDDRDNGRNCWRISDGNNFRVRSKNFCYDKSKVPAGKPLMDLVAVDWFKDTKRMDHVARRPGCAAQVATEKGLFSLVVNVQVPGSTHYSMVFYFVMKELTPGSLLQRFVDGDDEFRNSRMKLIPSVPKGSWIVRQSVGSTPCILGKAVDCNYIRGPKYLEIDVDIGSSTVANGVLGLVIGVITSLVVDMAFLVQGNTPDELPEQLIGAVRASHIELSSAIVPKLEPDTTE
- the LOC132040568 gene encoding protein ENHANCED DISEASE RESISTANCE 2 isoform X1, whose translation is MSKVVYEGWMVRYGRRKIGRSYIHMRYFVLETRLLAYYKRKPQDNVVPIKTLPIDGNCRVEDRGLKTHHGHMVYVLSVYNKKDKYNRVTMAAFNIQEALSWKKKIESIIDQHQESQGTNGNRYNTFEYKSDMDNGRNASSSDHESQFSAAEDEDDSHPNLLRRTTIGRGLPESVFDWTKEFDSDLANQNGSNQVFSRKYWRLLQCQNGLRIFEELLDGDLLPKSCSRAMKAVGVVEASCEDIFELVMSMDATRFEWDCSFQYGSLVEEVDGHTAILYHRLQLDWFPTFVWPRDLCYVRYWRRNDDGSYVVLFRSRDHENCGPLPGYIRAHIESGGFNISPLKPLNGRPRTQVQHLMQIDLKGWGVGYISSFQQHCLLQMLNSVAGLREYFSQTDERTAAPRIPVMVNMTSASVSAKKSQKLQETPHHRTRSLDQIRAANRDASMMDEYSEEEEDFQGADQEVMPPSPDHEVKRTALEEEPLDQIDFSIFSGNLRRDDRDNGRNCWRISDGNNFRVRSKNFCYDKSKVPAGKPLMDLVAVDWFKDTKRMDHVARRPGCAAQVATEKGLFSLVVNVQVPGSTHYSMVFYFVMKELTPGSLLQRFVDGDDEFRNSRMKLIPSVPKGSWIVRQSVGSTPCILGKAVDCNYIRGPKYLEIDVDIGSSTVANGVLGLVIGVITSLVVDMAFLVQGNTPDELPEQLIGAVRASHIELSSAIVPKLEPDTTE